One Prionailurus bengalensis isolate Pbe53 chromosome D3, Fcat_Pben_1.1_paternal_pri, whole genome shotgun sequence genomic region harbors:
- the PRELID3A gene encoding PRELI domain containing protein 3A isoform X2 codes for MKIWSSEHVFGHPWDTVIKAAMRKYPNPMNPCVVGVDVLERSVDGRGRLHSHRLLSTEWGLPGFVKAILGTSRTLTYIKEHSIVDPVEKKMELCSTNITLTNLVSVNERLIYTPHPEDPEMTVLTQEAIITVKGISLGSYLESLMANTISSNAKKGWAAIEWIIENSEHAVS; via the exons CCACCCATGGGACACTGTCATCAAAGCTGCCATGAGGAAGTACCCGAATCCGATGAACCCCTGTGTCGTGGGAGTTGACGTGCTGGAGCGCAGTGTGGATGGCCGGGGCCGGCTTCACAGCCACCGCCTCCTCAGCACCGAGTGGGGGCTGCCCGGCTTCGTGAAAGCG attttggGAACCAGTAGGACTTTGACATACATCAAAGAACATTCCATTGTGGATccagtagaaaagaaaatggaactttGTTCCACCAAT ATCACACTCACAAACTTGGTGTCAGTGAACGAGAGGCTGATATACACACCCCATCCGGAGGACCCTGAAAT GACTGTGCTCACACAAGAAGCCATCATCACCGTGAAGGGGATCAGCCTCGGCAGCTACCTGGAAAGTCTGATGGCCAACACAATATCATCCAATGCAAAGAAG GGGTGGGCTGCTATTGAGTGGATAATTGAAAATTCTGAGCACGCTGTGAGCTAA